From Carettochelys insculpta isolate YL-2023 chromosome 22, ASM3395843v1, whole genome shotgun sequence, one genomic window encodes:
- the BCAP31 gene encoding B-cell receptor-associated protein 31 codes for MSLQWTAVATFLYAEVFVVLLLCVPFISAPRWQKIFRSRLVQLVVSYGNTFFVVLIVILVLLLLDAVREIRRYDDVTEKVNLQNNPGAVEHFHMKLFRAQRNLYLAGFSLLLSFLLRRLVTLLSQQATLLASNEAFRKQAEGASEAAKRYMEDNDRLKKELRLAGVEAGEPGAAEQNEALRMELQQLQDELVSTKRAAEKAECEALAMKSQAEGLTKEYDRLLEEHRKLQELHPGAQHKKEE; via the exons ATGAGTCTGCAGTGGACGGCTGTGGCCACTTTCCTCTACGCCGAGGTCTTTGTTGTACTGCTTCTCTGCGTGCCCTTCATCTCGGCGCCCCG ATGGCAGAAGATCTTCCGGTCCCGCCTGGTGCAGCTGGTGGTGAGCTATGGGAACACCTTCTTCGTGGTGCTCATCGTCATCCtggtcttgctgctgctgg ACGCAGTGCGTGAGATTCGCCGCTACGACGACGTGACGGAGAAGGTGAATCTGCAAAACAACCCGGGCGCCGTGGAGCATTTCCACATGAAGCTCTTCCGTGCCCAGCGCAACCTCTACCTGGCCGGCTTCTCGCTGCTGCTCTCCTT CCTGCTGCGCCGCCTGGTGACGCTCCTGTCGCAGCAGGCCACGCTGCTGGCCTCCAACGAGGCCTTCAGGAAGCAGGCGGAGGGGGCCAGCGAGGCTGCCAAGCGCTACATGGAGGACAACGACCGACTGaagaag GAGCTGCGGCTGGCTGGCGTGGAGgcgggggagccaggggctgcagagcagaatGAGGCGCTGAGgatggagctccagcagctgcaggatgagCTTGTTTCCACCAAGAGgg cgGCGGAGAAGGCGGAGTGCGAGGCGCTGGCCATGAAGTCGCAGGCTGAGGGGCTGACCAAGGAGTACGACCGGCTGCTGGAGGAGCACCGcaagctgcag GAGCTGCATCCGGGAGCCCAGCACAAGAAAGAGGAGTGA